A genomic segment from Segniliparus rotundus DSM 44985 encodes:
- a CDS encoding potassium-transporting ATPase subunit C, producing MTLLLRLLRQSLVGLVLLIGLTFLLGVLYPLAVWAISRVAPDAAEGSALVVRGCVVGSAILGVDPKAPDGAPDPYFHARVVGASAPVNDPFAPGSPSAGLPSNQGPNSDTLKGWVEARREAIARRDGVAPQDVPPDAVTGSGSGLDPDISPAYAAIQIARVAKATGKPEREIRALVDEHTQGRQFGFLGEPRVHVPALNAALGLRPASCG from the coding sequence ATGACTCTGCTGCTCCGGCTCCTGCGCCAATCTCTCGTCGGGTTGGTCCTGCTCATCGGGCTCACGTTCCTGTTGGGCGTGCTCTACCCGTTGGCGGTCTGGGCAATCAGCCGCGTCGCGCCGGACGCCGCCGAGGGCTCTGCGCTCGTGGTGCGTGGCTGCGTCGTCGGCAGCGCGATCCTCGGCGTGGACCCGAAGGCCCCCGACGGCGCTCCTGACCCGTACTTCCACGCCCGAGTCGTGGGAGCGAGCGCCCCTGTCAACGATCCCTTCGCCCCCGGCAGCCCCTCGGCCGGGCTGCCGTCCAACCAGGGGCCGAACAGCGACACCTTGAAAGGCTGGGTCGAGGCCCGCCGCGAAGCCATCGCGCGTCGTGACGGCGTCGCCCCCCAGGACGTGCCGCCCGACGCGGTGACCGGCTCGGGTTCGGGCCTCGACCCGGACATCAGCCCGGCGTACGCGGCGATCCAAATCGCGAGAGTCGCCAAGGCGACCGGCAAGCCCGAACGCGAGATTCGCGCGTTGGTGGACGAACACACCCAGGGCAGACAATTCGGGTTTCTCGGCGAGCCGAGGGTGCATGTGCCCGCGCTCAACGCGGCGCTCGGCCTGCGCCCTGCGAGCTGTGGCTGA
- a CDS encoding response regulator — protein sequence MTKILVVDDEPQILRALRINLTARGFDVTTASTGAGALRAAAQCHPEVVLLDLGLPDMDGFEVLAGLRGWTKIPVIVLSARTDSSEKVDALDAGADDYVTKPFGMDELLARLRAAVRRGANNQPGGEPVVAADSFVVDLVAKKVTKDDKEVHLTPTEWGVLELLVRNQGKLVSQKEILSEVWGPSYKTETHYLRVYLAQLRRKLEADPANPRHLLTEAGMGYRFEPSAKQRPAHEPRVWQSASGEEEGQP from the coding sequence ATGACGAAGATACTGGTGGTGGACGACGAGCCGCAGATCCTCCGCGCGCTCCGGATCAATTTGACCGCGCGCGGTTTCGACGTGACCACCGCCTCGACCGGGGCGGGCGCGTTGCGCGCGGCGGCGCAATGCCACCCCGAGGTGGTCCTTTTGGACCTGGGGCTGCCGGACATGGACGGGTTCGAGGTGCTCGCAGGGCTGCGCGGTTGGACGAAAATCCCAGTGATCGTGCTCTCCGCTCGAACTGATTCCAGTGAAAAGGTCGACGCGCTCGACGCCGGGGCGGACGATTACGTCACCAAGCCGTTCGGGATGGACGAGCTGCTCGCCCGGCTGCGCGCGGCGGTGCGCAGGGGCGCGAACAATCAGCCGGGCGGGGAGCCGGTGGTGGCCGCCGATTCGTTCGTGGTCGACCTGGTGGCGAAGAAAGTCACCAAGGACGACAAGGAAGTGCATCTCACGCCCACAGAATGGGGCGTGCTCGAACTTTTGGTCCGCAACCAGGGCAAGCTGGTTTCGCAAAAAGAGATCCTTTCCGAGGTGTGGGGGCCGTCGTACAAAACGGAGACGCATTATTTGCGGGTGTATCTCGCCCAGCTGCGCCGCAAATTGGAGGCGGATCCCGCGAACCCCCGCCATTTGCTCACCGAAGCGGGCATGGGGTACCGCTTTGAGCCTTCGGCCAAGCAGAGACCGGCGCATGAACCTCGCGTCTGGCAGAGTGCTTCTGGCGAAGAGGAAGGACAGCCATGA
- a CDS encoding sensor histidine kinase — protein MESMSTEPAPDLQPTPPKRGQLRIYLGAAPGVGKTYAMLAEAHRCQEAGTDVVVAVVATHGREKTAALLDGLEIVPAARVSYRGTALEEMDLGAVLERAPQLALVDELAHTNAPGSAHEKRWQDVQVLLEAGIDVLSTVNVQHLESLNDVVAQITGATQQETVPDVFARSAAQVELVDITPEALRARMSHGEIYAPDKVDAALRNYFRAGNLTALRELALLWLADQVDAALAKYRREHRITDVWETRERVIVSVTGGPESQTLIRRARRIASRSGAELMVLHVVRGDGLASAAETELGRLREFSANVGASLHTVVGDDVPTTLLEFARAVNATQLVIGTSRRSRMAQLLDEGIGMRVVRESGKIDVHMVTHEEAGRRRALRPGLRSTRKTSWSAAVLAPPAAAWLMELAGPAVDFTSATAVFFAVVLLVSLLGGVAPAAFSAVVSGVLLNYFFAPPLRSFAVKSPGQVVTIFVMVGLGVAVAALVDFASSRARQARQAAQEAELLTLFAGAVLRGADVSELLARAKETYGLRAVSLVRSGDVVSCAGEDAPTSEASARAAVQSPDGECVLLLDGPKTFAGRDRRVLEAVAAQAAALVRQADLAQEAALADGLAEADKLRRALLSAVSHDLRTPLAAVKAAVSSLRSDDVEFSPEDVGELLATIEESADQLTALVGNLLDSSRLAAGVLAPQRRRVYVDEVAHRAILSLPAPRRARVQVQPDVNAVLADPGLLERVLANLIDNALRYAPDSQVTVRSERQEGEVVISVVDHGPGIRADQRERAFEPFGRLSSAPDGRGDRDNSVGVGLGLSVVRGFAESMGGQVVVTQTPGGGATLQIWLPDANTAKRHAAETGAKA, from the coding sequence ATGGAGAGCATGAGCACTGAACCGGCTCCGGACCTCCAGCCGACCCCGCCCAAACGCGGACAGTTGCGGATCTACTTAGGAGCCGCGCCCGGCGTGGGCAAAACCTACGCCATGCTCGCCGAGGCGCACCGCTGCCAGGAAGCAGGCACAGACGTCGTGGTGGCCGTGGTTGCCACGCATGGGAGGGAGAAGACCGCCGCGCTGCTCGACGGGCTGGAAATCGTGCCTGCGGCGCGCGTTTCGTATCGGGGGACGGCGCTGGAGGAGATGGACCTCGGCGCCGTGTTGGAGCGCGCCCCGCAGCTCGCCCTCGTCGACGAGCTCGCGCACACCAACGCCCCCGGCAGCGCGCACGAGAAACGCTGGCAGGACGTGCAAGTGCTGTTGGAAGCGGGAATTGATGTGCTCTCCACGGTGAACGTCCAGCACCTCGAAAGCCTCAACGACGTGGTCGCCCAGATCACCGGCGCGACCCAGCAGGAGACAGTCCCCGATGTCTTCGCGCGCTCGGCCGCCCAGGTCGAGCTGGTCGACATCACTCCGGAGGCGCTTCGGGCCCGCATGTCCCACGGCGAGATTTACGCTCCGGACAAAGTGGACGCGGCCCTGCGCAACTATTTCCGCGCGGGCAACCTGACCGCGTTGCGCGAATTGGCGCTGCTGTGGCTCGCCGACCAAGTGGATGCCGCGCTCGCGAAATACCGGCGAGAGCACCGCATCACCGATGTCTGGGAGACGCGCGAGCGGGTGATCGTGTCCGTCACCGGCGGGCCGGAGTCGCAGACGTTGATCCGCCGCGCGCGGCGGATCGCCTCCAGGTCCGGCGCGGAGCTCATGGTGCTGCATGTGGTCCGAGGCGACGGTCTGGCGAGCGCGGCGGAGACCGAACTCGGCCGTCTGCGCGAGTTCTCGGCGAACGTCGGCGCGTCGTTGCACACCGTCGTCGGCGACGACGTGCCGACGACCCTGCTGGAATTCGCCAGGGCTGTGAACGCGACGCAGCTCGTGATCGGCACCTCGCGCCGGTCCCGCATGGCGCAGTTGCTGGACGAAGGCATCGGCATGCGCGTGGTGCGCGAGTCGGGCAAGATCGACGTCCACATGGTGACCCACGAGGAGGCCGGCCGGCGCCGGGCCCTTCGGCCAGGTCTGCGCAGCACGCGCAAGACGAGCTGGTCCGCGGCGGTCCTCGCGCCGCCCGCTGCCGCGTGGCTGATGGAGCTCGCGGGACCGGCTGTCGACTTCACCAGCGCGACGGCGGTGTTCTTCGCTGTGGTGCTGCTCGTTTCTTTGCTCGGGGGCGTGGCCCCTGCCGCGTTCTCGGCAGTGGTGTCGGGGGTCTTGCTCAATTACTTCTTCGCGCCGCCGTTGCGCAGTTTCGCGGTGAAGTCCCCCGGACAGGTTGTCACGATCTTTGTCATGGTCGGGCTCGGCGTCGCCGTCGCGGCGCTGGTCGACTTCGCGTCCTCCCGCGCCCGCCAAGCCAGACAGGCCGCTCAGGAAGCGGAGCTGCTCACGCTGTTCGCGGGAGCCGTGCTGCGCGGCGCGGACGTCTCGGAGCTTCTGGCGCGGGCGAAGGAGACCTACGGGCTTCGGGCGGTGAGCCTGGTGCGGTCGGGCGACGTGGTCTCCTGCGCCGGTGAGGACGCGCCGACCAGCGAGGCTTCGGCGCGGGCCGCTGTCCAGTCGCCCGACGGGGAGTGCGTTCTTTTGCTCGACGGGCCGAAAACCTTCGCCGGACGGGACCGGCGGGTCCTCGAAGCGGTGGCCGCGCAAGCCGCGGCCCTGGTCCGCCAGGCCGACCTGGCGCAAGAGGCCGCTCTGGCGGACGGGCTCGCGGAGGCCGACAAGTTGCGCCGCGCGCTGCTCTCCGCGGTCAGCCACGATCTGCGCACACCGCTCGCGGCGGTGAAAGCGGCGGTGTCGAGCCTGCGCAGCGACGACGTGGAGTTTTCCCCCGAGGACGTCGGCGAGCTGCTCGCGACCATCGAGGAGTCCGCCGATCAGCTCACCGCCCTGGTCGGCAATTTGTTGGACTCCTCGCGTCTGGCCGCAGGGGTGCTCGCGCCGCAGCGCCGACGGGTCTATGTGGACGAGGTCGCCCACCGCGCCATCCTGAGCTTGCCCGCGCCGCGCCGCGCGCGAGTGCAGGTGCAGCCGGACGTGAACGCCGTCCTGGCCGACCCCGGCCTGTTGGAGCGCGTTCTGGCGAACCTCATCGACAACGCGTTGCGCTACGCGCCGGACTCCCAGGTGACCGTGCGTTCGGAGCGCCAAGAGGGCGAGGTGGTCATCTCGGTCGTGGACCACGGGCCCGGCATTCGGGCGGACCAGCGCGAGCGGGCGTTCGAGCCGTTCGGACGGCTGAGCAGCGCCCCTGACGGGCGGGGCGACCGGGACAACAGCGTCGGCGTAGGGTTGGGACTTTCCGTGGTCCGAGGCTTCGCGGAGTCGATGGGAGGGCAGGTGGTCGTGACGCAGACCCCTGGGGGCGGTGCGACGTTGCAAATATGGCTGCCCGACGCCAACACGGCCAAACGGCACGCCGCTGAGACAGGAGCGAAGGCATGA